Proteins found in one Haloferax litoreum genomic segment:
- a CDS encoding DNA topoisomerase VI subunit B, protein MTSFQSTLGEDEGIAEELAKGQREISIAEFFEKNKHMLGFDSGARGLVTAVKEAVDNALDATEEAGIQPDIYVEISEVRDYYRLVIEDNGPGITKEQVPKVFGKLLYGSRFHAREQSRGQQGIGISAAVLYSQLTSGKPAKITSRTQGSADAEYFELVIDTDKNEPEIRTSKTTSWDRPHGTRIELEMEANMRARQQLHDYILHTAVVNPHARFELREPGLDEPMKFERATDQLPEQTSEIRPHPHGVELGTLLKMLTATESYSVSGFLQEEFTRVGAKTSSKVIDAFRDRHFGREMTWKTPATHESDELVAVVEDAIANKGKGPTAAFAEELVDIVVGKDRIAHEELVTIVGNVAESVGAETDTSFGDTVQSNVVEALWPVLTEDREGDIYSIVDEVTTTKKSDAGKVSISRSIATQFAETTGPADRATHDDIDEFVTWAAERTKERQDETYGETARENIVDALWSRMRTVSDDVPKVRDIADDRDVARDLLEGMRETDILAPPTDCLSPITAELVEEGLKKEFDADFYAAATRDAEVHGGDPFIVEAGIAYGGELKSEGSIDLLRFANRVPLVYQQGACTITHVVKDIGWRNYGLDQPGGSGMPNGPAVLMVHVASTNVPFTSESKDALADVPAIQDEVELAIREAARDLKSYLSKRRSLQKRRKKQDVLGRILPQMATKLSEVTGREEPNIEGALARIMNNVSVDRDVDDGEVTLTVKNYSSTNEAPDITDIVSAEPSGLNGDATVVDLDGEWFVKWSPEVSAGESATLTYSVAQDASFDINVDGVETEKLTVNA, encoded by the coding sequence ATGACGTCGTTCCAGTCGACGCTCGGTGAAGACGAGGGGATCGCAGAGGAGTTGGCGAAAGGCCAGCGAGAGATCTCCATCGCCGAGTTCTTCGAGAAGAACAAGCACATGTTGGGCTTCGACAGTGGAGCCCGCGGGTTGGTCACCGCCGTCAAGGAGGCTGTGGACAACGCGCTCGACGCCACGGAGGAGGCGGGCATCCAGCCCGACATCTACGTGGAAATCAGCGAGGTACGCGACTACTATCGCCTCGTCATCGAAGACAACGGGCCGGGCATCACGAAAGAACAGGTGCCCAAAGTGTTCGGGAAACTCCTCTATGGGTCTCGTTTCCACGCACGCGAACAGTCCCGCGGTCAGCAGGGTATCGGTATCTCTGCGGCAGTTCTCTACTCGCAACTGACGAGCGGGAAACCCGCGAAGATTACGAGTCGGACGCAAGGTTCCGCGGACGCCGAGTACTTCGAACTCGTCATCGACACGGACAAGAACGAACCCGAGATTCGCACGTCGAAGACCACGTCGTGGGACCGGCCCCACGGCACGCGAATCGAGTTAGAGATGGAAGCGAACATGCGGGCGCGCCAGCAACTCCACGACTACATCCTCCACACGGCAGTCGTGAACCCGCACGCACGCTTCGAACTTCGGGAACCCGGCCTCGACGAACCGATGAAGTTCGAACGGGCCACCGACCAACTTCCGGAACAGACCAGCGAGATTCGGCCACACCCACACGGGGTCGAACTCGGGACGCTGTTGAAGATGCTCACTGCGACGGAGTCGTACTCCGTCTCCGGGTTCCTCCAAGAGGAGTTCACCCGCGTCGGTGCGAAAACGTCGAGCAAAGTTATCGACGCCTTCCGTGACCGACACTTCGGCCGCGAGATGACGTGGAAGACGCCGGCGACACACGAATCGGACGAACTCGTCGCCGTCGTCGAAGATGCAATCGCGAACAAAGGGAAAGGCCCGACGGCCGCGTTCGCCGAGGAACTCGTCGATATCGTCGTCGGCAAAGACCGCATCGCCCACGAAGAACTCGTGACTATCGTCGGCAACGTTGCCGAGTCGGTCGGTGCCGAGACGGACACCTCGTTCGGTGACACGGTTCAATCGAACGTCGTCGAAGCCCTGTGGCCCGTCCTCACCGAGGACCGCGAAGGCGACATCTACAGTATCGTCGACGAGGTGACGACGACGAAGAAGAGCGACGCCGGCAAAGTGTCGATTTCGCGTTCTATCGCGACGCAGTTCGCCGAGACGACCGGACCCGCAGACCGCGCCACACACGACGACATCGACGAGTTCGTCACGTGGGCGGCGGAACGAACCAAAGAACGGCAAGACGAGACGTACGGCGAGACGGCCCGCGAGAACATCGTGGACGCACTCTGGTCACGCATGCGAACTGTCTCGGACGACGTACCGAAAGTCCGTGACATCGCCGACGACCGGGACGTGGCCCGCGACTTGCTCGAAGGCATGCGCGAGACGGACATCCTCGCGCCACCGACGGACTGTCTCTCGCCCATCACGGCCGAACTCGTCGAAGAAGGGCTGAAAAAAGAGTTCGACGCCGACTTCTACGCCGCGGCGACGCGTGACGCGGAAGTCCACGGCGGCGACCCGTTCATCGTCGAAGCGGGCATCGCCTACGGCGGCGAACTCAAATCCGAGGGGAGCATCGACCTGCTTCGCTTCGCGAACCGCGTCCCCCTCGTCTACCAGCAGGGCGCGTGTACCATCACGCACGTCGTGAAGGACATCGGCTGGCGGAACTACGGCCTCGACCAACCGGGCGGGAGCGGCATGCCGAACGGTCCCGCCGTCCTCATGGTCCACGTCGCATCCACGAACGTGCCGTTCACGAGCGAGTCGAAAGACGCACTCGCGGACGTGCCGGCGATTCAAGACGAAGTCGAACTCGCCATCCGCGAGGCGGCCCGCGACCTCAAGTCGTACCTCTCGAAGCGTCGTTCGCTCCAGAAGCGCCGGAAGAAGCAGGACGTGCTCGGTCGCATCCTGCCGCAGATGGCGACAAAACTCTCGGAAGTCACCGGACGCGAGGAACCCAACATCGAGGGCGCACTCGCTCGCATCATGAACAACGTGAGTGTGGACCGCGACGTCGACGACGGCGAGGTGACGCTCACAGTGAAGAACTACTCGAGTACGAACGAGGCACCCGACATCACGGACATCGTCTCTGCGGAACCGAGCGGTCTCAACGGTGACGCTACGGTGGTCGACCTCGACGGCGAGTGGTTCGTCAAGTGGAGTCCGGAGGTGTCTGCCGGCGAATCGGCGACGCTCACGTACTCAGTCGCACAGGACGCGTCGTTCGACATCAACGTCGACGGCGTCGAGACGGAGAAACTCACGGTGAACGCATAA
- a CDS encoding DNA topoisomerase IV subunit A, which yields MASESKTSEEIARERLIDLAAEFYDQFDRGEIPEMKLPTRTKSNIEYDEDSHVWVYGDRTSTRSANSVRGARKLLKAAYTIEFLARQLDEDRSSTLRELYYLSESWDAEEAHFSDQDESNQLVEDLEIVSKVTREDFHMRPEESGATLMGPLQIREQTRRGEREIHCQGDVGEGGYQIPNNPDTIEFLDHDIDFVMCVETGGMRDRLIENGFDEEYNALIVHLKGQPARATRRITKRLHDELDLPVVVFTDGDPWSYRIFGSVAYGSIKSAHLSEYLATPEARFVGIQPQDIVDYDLPTDPLADSDINALKSELDDPRFMTDYWEEQIELQLDIGKKAEQQALAARGLDFVTDEYLPTRLDEMGVI from the coding sequence ATGGCATCCGAATCCAAGACCTCCGAGGAGATTGCCCGCGAACGGCTCATCGACCTCGCAGCGGAGTTCTACGACCAGTTCGACCGCGGGGAGATTCCCGAGATGAAACTCCCGACGCGGACGAAGAGCAACATCGAATACGACGAAGACTCGCACGTGTGGGTCTACGGCGACCGAACCTCGACCCGGTCGGCGAACAGCGTCCGCGGCGCGCGGAAACTGCTGAAGGCCGCCTACACTATCGAGTTCCTCGCCCGGCAACTCGACGAAGACCGCTCGTCTACCCTCCGTGAACTCTACTACCTCTCCGAGTCGTGGGACGCAGAAGAGGCCCACTTCTCCGACCAGGACGAGTCGAACCAACTCGTCGAAGACCTCGAAATCGTCTCGAAGGTCACCCGTGAGGACTTCCACATGCGACCCGAGGAGTCGGGTGCGACGCTCATGGGGCCACTCCAGATTCGCGAGCAGACTCGCCGCGGCGAGCGCGAAATCCACTGTCAAGGTGACGTGGGCGAAGGTGGCTATCAGATTCCGAACAACCCGGACACCATCGAGTTCCTCGACCACGACATCGACTTCGTGATGTGTGTCGAGACCGGTGGTATGCGCGACCGTCTCATCGAAAACGGGTTCGACGAGGAGTACAACGCCCTCATCGTCCACCTGAAGGGACAACCCGCACGGGCGACCCGTCGTATCACCAAGCGACTCCACGACGAACTCGACTTGCCCGTCGTGGTCTTCACAGACGGCGACCCGTGGTCGTACCGCATCTTCGGGTCCGTCGCGTACGGGTCCATCAAGTCTGCACACCTCTCGGAGTACCTCGCGACGCCGGAAGCCCGGTTCGTGGGTATCCAACCGCAGGACATCGTCGACTACGACCTGCCGACCGACCCGCTGGCAGACTCCGACATCAACGCGCTCAAGTCCGAACTGGACGACCCGCGCTTCATGACCGACTACTGGGAGGAGCAGATAGAACTGCAACTCGACATCGGGAAGAAGGCAGAACAGCAGGCACTCGCGGCACGCGGTCTGGACTTCGTCACCGACGAATACCTGCCCACGCGTCTGGACGAGATGGGCGTCATCTGA